The following proteins are encoded in a genomic region of Xenopus laevis strain J_2021 chromosome 3L, Xenopus_laevis_v10.1, whole genome shotgun sequence:
- the LOC121401017 gene encoding cilia- and flagella-associated protein 251-like — MTLWEREQKLQEAAGEEQKPSPAAEGEEEEAPAVEEEKEEGAPGVQQAPAADEEEQREEGAPGEQAPAAEREDRATGEEQALAAEEEKEEEREEELLEKNKLLQRRRRAERRGSSGQHQAPAAEEEEQREEGAPGQHQAPTEGGGGRREEGDPWEQQAPAPEEEKEEEAAQEQAPEVEVTIEDPSVVERPTLRKRVKKAIMKRLRRIWHSTQRLTCCRRPTTTA; from the exons ATGACGCTCTGGGAGAGGGAGCAGAAGCTGCAGGAGGCTgctgg TGAGGAACAAAAGCCAAGTCCTGCAGCtgagggagaggaggaagaagctcctgcagtggaggaggagaaggaagagggagctcctggagtACAACAAGCTCCTGCAGCAGATGAGGAAGagcagagagaagagggagctcctggagaACAAGCTCCTGCTGCGGAGAGAGAGGACAGAGCTACTGGAGAAGAACAAGCTCTTGCTgcggaggaggagaaggaggaggagagagaagaggagcTCCTGGAGAAAAACAAGCTCCTGCAGCGGAGGAGAAGagcagagagaagagggagctctGGACAACATCAAGCTCCTGCTGCGGAAGAGGAGGagcagagagaagagggagctcctggacAACATCAAGCTCCtacggagggaggaggaggaaggagagaAGAGGGAGACCCTTGGGAACAACAGGCTCCTGCAccggaggaggagaaagaagaggaagcAGCTCAAGAACAAGCTCCTGAGGTGGAAGTGACCATCGAAGATCCTTCGGTGGTAGAAAGGCCGACCCTCCGAAAACGGGTCAAGAAGGCCATAATGAAGAGGCTCCGCAGGatttgg cattccacccaaagactcacCTGCTGCCGCCGACCCACCACCACGGCCTGA